CAGCAGGACGAGGGCGCCGACACCCGTGACGACGAGCGCGAGGATCCACGACAGGGTCGTCATCCGCATCGACAGCTCGATGCCGAGCGGGGGGATCCAGTCGTATGACTCGAATGGAATGTTCCCCGCGAGGACGGCGGGTCCGAGCACGACGGTGTAGACGAAGGCGGCAGCCGACACCGCGGCAGCGAAGAAGAACGCGCGCGCCCCGAGGCGATGCACCAGCCAGGGAAGTGCGAGTGATGCCGCCGCGAACACAGCGAGGAAGACCAACATGCGGCCTCCTCAGGGTCGTCGGTCGGCCGGGCAGCACGACTCAGGCGATCGGGGTCGGGTCCATTCTATTGGGCGGCCGGCGCCGGCCCCGACGTGTTCCCCTCGCGGAACGCGCAGGTGAAGTGCATCGAGACGGCGCTCCCGCCCTCCAGCATGCTCGCGACGGCGAGTCCCGCCGCGCGTCCCTTGTCGGCAGCCGGCTGGACGAGGGTGGTCAACGAGTACGGCGCGAGCCCATCGACGACGATGCCGTCGAACCCGGTCACACTCAGGTCGTCGGGCACGCGCAGTCCCGCCTCCTCGGCCGCCCGGATCACCCCCGCCGCGAGCAGATCGCTCTGCGCGATCACCGCGGTGGGTCGGTCGGGCGCCGCCAGCAGATCGCGGCCCGCCGCCAACCCCTCATCGATGAAGCTGCCCGCCGCGGCGTAGGCGGGCGCATCGGGATACACGTCGCGCGCGCCGGCCAGACGATCGCGCGTGACATCGACGGTCACCTCGACCTCGGGGCCGAAGAATCCGCGCGGACGATCGGCGTTCACCGGAAGGGTCAGCACCACCACGTCCTCATGTCCGAGCGCCCGCAGATGCCGCGCTGCGTGGCGCTGAGCCTCCCTGTTGTCCAGACCGATGCGGGGGATGTCCCCTCCGGCATCCCCCTCGATGACCACCACCGGGATGCCGCGGGCCCGGACCGTGTCGAGGGATCGCCGCATCAGCGGGCTGCATCCGATCAGCACGGCGGCGTCGATCGGAGCGGTCGTGAGCGACGGTGCGGTCTCTGCCGTCTCGTCGTCGCGCAGGAGGAGCAGCCCCGCACCGAGCTCGGCGACGCCCTCGGTGAGGCCGTCCATCATCAGGGTCTTCACCGGGTCGAGGAACGCCGTGCCGAGGTGCTCCTCGAAGACCACGCCCACGATGCCCGATCGCCCCCGCCGCAGCGAAGCCGCCCGCGGATCGGGTCCGGTGTAGCCGAGCGACGCCGCCGCATCGAGCACCCGCGTCCGCGTGGCATCCGACACCGGCGTCTTGCCGCTGAAGACGACCGACGCCGTCGACGCCGACACCCCCGCCGCTCGGGCGACATCGGCGATCGTGGCGCGGCGCCGTTCGTCGGTGCGTCTCATCCATCCAGGGTAACCGCCGCGCCGTTCCGCGGATCGAAACGATTCGGTATCCTTCTCGGGTGGAACTCGTCCTGACCCGTCCTCAGCTGGTGCGCTGGCGTACCGCCGTCTTCGCGATCTTCATGGCCAGCGGTCTGAGCATCGCGACGTGGGCATCGCGGGTGCCCGCCATCAAGAGCGCGCTGGGCGTGGACAACGTCGAGATCGGGTTCCTCCTCCTCGGCGCCGGCATCGCGTCCATCCTCGGACTCTCCCTCGCGTCGGCCGTGCTCGCCCGCTTCGGTGCCAAGCGCGGCATGCTCGGCGCGATGATCACCTTCGCCGCCGGTGTCGCGATCGTCGGCGTGGGTACCGACGCCGTCCCCTCGTACGCGATCGTCCTGCTCGGTCTGTGCCTCTTCGGCTTCGGCAACGGCGCGGTCGACGTGATGATGAACGTCGACGGCGCGGCGATCGAGAAGCAGTCGAACAAGACGATCCTCCCCCTCTTCCACGCCTTCTTCAGCTTCGGCACCGTCATCGGGGCGGGCGTCGGCGCCCTCGCCGCCGCGGCCGGCATCAACGTGCTGGCCCACACCGTGACGATGGCGGTCGTCGTGCTCGTCATCGCCCTGGTCACCTACCCGGCCGTTCCGGCCCGCGAGCTGGCCGAAGACCCGACGCCGGGCGAGAAGGTCGACTGGCGCACGCGTCTGCACTCCAACCTGTCGGCCTGGCGTGAGCCGCGTACCTACGCGCTCGGCGTGATCATGCTCGGCATGGCCTTCGCTGAGGGCGGTGCCAACGACTGGCTGGCCCTGGGGGTCGTGGAGGGCCATGGTGCAACCGAGGCCGTGGGCGCCGCGGGGCTCACCGTCTTCTCGGTCAGCATGACCGTCGTGCGCGTGCTGGGCGGACCGCTCGTCGACCGCTTCGGTCGTGTCAACACCCTCAGGATCCTGGCGGTCACCGCCGCGATCGGCCTGCTGCTGTTCATCCTCGCCCCCAATCTGCCGCTCGTCTTCGTCGGCGCGGCGCTCTGGGGCGCGGGAGCATCGCTCGGGTTCCCCCTGGGCATGTCCGCGGCCGCCGACGATCCGGCCCGCGCGGCCGCCCGGGTGAGCGCGGCGGCGACCATCGGCTACGTGGCCTTCCTCTGCGGGCCGCCCATCCTCGGGTTCATCAGCGAGCAGATCGGGCTGCTGAACACGCTGTTCATCCTGGTCGCGCTCATCGTGGCATCCGGTATCGCCTCTCCTGCCGCGCGCCCGATCGCCGGGTCGACCGTCGGCGCAGGGCACCCGCACCACTGAGCCTCCTCATCACATCGGTTCGGCGACTACGCTCGACGGGTGCGTCTGGTCATC
The Microbacterium sp. SLBN-154 DNA segment above includes these coding regions:
- a CDS encoding MFS transporter yields the protein MELVLTRPQLVRWRTAVFAIFMASGLSIATWASRVPAIKSALGVDNVEIGFLLLGAGIASILGLSLASAVLARFGAKRGMLGAMITFAAGVAIVGVGTDAVPSYAIVLLGLCLFGFGNGAVDVMMNVDGAAIEKQSNKTILPLFHAFFSFGTVIGAGVGALAAAAGINVLAHTVTMAVVVLVIALVTYPAVPARELAEDPTPGEKVDWRTRLHSNLSAWREPRTYALGVIMLGMAFAEGGANDWLALGVVEGHGATEAVGAAGLTVFSVSMTVVRVLGGPLVDRFGRVNTLRILAVTAAIGLLLFILAPNLPLVFVGAALWGAGASLGFPLGMSAAADDPARAAARVSAAATIGYVAFLCGPPILGFISEQIGLLNTLFILVALIVASGIASPAARPIAGSTVGAGHPHH
- a CDS encoding LacI family DNA-binding transcriptional regulator — its product is MRRTDERRRATIADVARAAGVSASTASVVFSGKTPVSDATRTRVLDAAASLGYTGPDPRAASLRRGRSGIVGVVFEEHLGTAFLDPVKTLMMDGLTEGVAELGAGLLLLRDDETAETAPSLTTAPIDAAVLIGCSPLMRRSLDTVRARGIPVVVIEGDAGGDIPRIGLDNREAQRHAARHLRALGHEDVVVLTLPVNADRPRGFFGPEVEVTVDVTRDRLAGARDVYPDAPAYAAAGSFIDEGLAAGRDLLAAPDRPTAVIAQSDLLAAGVIRAAEEAGLRVPDDLSVTGFDGIVVDGLAPYSLTTLVQPAADKGRAAGLAVASMLEGGSAVSMHFTCAFREGNTSGPAPAAQ